A part of Arthrobacter dokdonellae genomic DNA contains:
- the abc-f gene encoding ribosomal protection-like ABC-F family protein translates to MTATLVAKDLSGGHAHRTLFSNLNFTVAPGDVIGVVGANGAGKSTLLRLLAGADKPQAGTVSTAPQDAFIGWLPQEHERIAGETVAAYIGRRTGAAAATEEMESSAEALGSGTAADDRYATALDHWLACGAADLDERIPAALAELGLDVGTDALMTGLSGGQAARVALAGLLLSRFDVVLLDEPTNDLDLAGLARLEEFVTGLRGGVVLVSHDREFLSRCVTTVVELDLAQNKVAVYDGGYDSFLEERAIARRHAREAYDEFAGKKADLVTRARTQREWSSQGVRNAMKKSPDNDKIRRRAATESSEKQAQKVRQMESRIARLDEVEEPRKEWALQFSIGAAPRSSSVVATLNAATVRQGGFTLGPVSVQVTAGERIGITGPNGAGKSTLLRLLLGRTAPDDGGASLGASVAIGEIDQARSQFLEGVALGTAFEGLVPELNQGEVRTLLAKFGLKADQVTSPVGALSPGERTRASLALLQARGVNVLVLDEPTNHLDLPAIEQLEEALDSYNGTLLLVSHDRRLLENVRLDTRWNVDAGQVTEL, encoded by the coding sequence ATGACCGCAACACTCGTGGCCAAGGACCTTTCCGGAGGCCACGCCCACCGCACTTTGTTCAGCAACCTCAACTTCACCGTCGCCCCGGGCGACGTCATCGGCGTCGTCGGCGCCAACGGGGCCGGCAAGTCAACGCTCCTGCGCCTGCTGGCAGGGGCGGACAAGCCGCAGGCCGGCACCGTCAGCACGGCGCCGCAGGACGCATTCATCGGATGGCTGCCGCAGGAACACGAGCGCATCGCCGGCGAAACCGTCGCCGCCTACATCGGCCGCCGCACCGGGGCCGCCGCCGCTACCGAGGAAATGGAATCCTCCGCGGAGGCATTGGGTTCGGGCACTGCCGCCGACGACCGCTACGCCACCGCCCTGGACCACTGGCTGGCCTGCGGAGCCGCCGACCTCGACGAACGCATCCCCGCCGCGCTGGCCGAGCTGGGGCTGGACGTGGGCACGGACGCCCTGATGACCGGCCTGTCCGGCGGGCAAGCCGCCCGCGTGGCGCTGGCCGGGCTCCTGCTGAGCCGGTTCGACGTCGTGCTTCTGGACGAGCCCACCAACGACCTCGACCTTGCGGGGCTCGCCCGCCTGGAGGAGTTCGTGACGGGGCTGCGCGGCGGCGTGGTGCTGGTCTCCCACGACCGCGAGTTCCTCTCCCGCTGCGTCACCACCGTGGTGGAACTGGACCTGGCGCAGAACAAGGTGGCGGTGTACGACGGCGGATACGACTCCTTCCTGGAGGAGCGCGCCATCGCCAGGCGCCACGCCCGCGAGGCCTACGACGAGTTCGCCGGCAAGAAGGCGGACCTGGTAACACGGGCCCGGACGCAGCGCGAGTGGAGCTCGCAGGGCGTGCGCAACGCCATGAAAAAGAGCCCCGACAATGACAAGATCCGACGCCGCGCGGCAACCGAGTCCTCGGAAAAGCAGGCCCAGAAGGTCCGGCAGATGGAATCACGGATTGCCCGGCTGGACGAGGTGGAGGAGCCGCGCAAGGAGTGGGCGCTGCAGTTCAGCATCGGCGCGGCGCCGCGGTCCAGCTCCGTGGTCGCCACGCTGAACGCCGCCACGGTCAGGCAGGGCGGTTTCACGCTGGGGCCGGTGTCGGTCCAGGTCACCGCCGGCGAGCGGATCGGCATCACCGGGCCCAACGGCGCCGGCAAGTCCACGCTGCTCCGGCTCCTGCTCGGCCGCACCGCCCCGGACGACGGCGGCGCCTCCCTGGGCGCCAGCGTTGCGATCGGCGAAATCGACCAGGCCCGGAGCCAGTTCCTGGAGGGCGTGGCGCTGGGCACTGCCTTTGAGGGCCTGGTGCCGGAGTTGAACCAGGGCGAAGTCCGCACGCTGCTGGCCAAGTTCGGCTTGAAGGCGGACCAGGTGACAAGCCCCGTGGGCGCCCTCTCCCCCGGTGAACGCACCCGCGCATCCCTGGCGTTGCTGCAGGCACGCGGCGTCAACGTGCTGGTCCTGGACGAACCCACCAACCATCTGGACCTGCCCGCCATCGAGCAGCTGGAAGAGGCTTTGGACAGCTACAACGGCACACTGCTGCTGGTATCGCACGACCGCCGGCTGTTGGAAAACGTGCGGCTGGACACCCGCTGGAATGTCGACGCCGGCCAGGTCACCGAGCTTTAA
- a CDS encoding GntR family transcriptional regulator has translation MPTPAPHGIHKRSLLRDDVYESIRDAIVDGTFGPGERLRDPELEKWLGVSRTPIREALLRLERAGLIIAKPGHATIVAPLDPDSTASAQQVVAAMHELAARLAVPSLGRDQLAAMTEANGRFAHALGHDDVELALASDDDFHAVFVGTCGNDMIPAVLDQALPLLRRVERQRFSSHAARHSVTAHAEIIRLAGMGDADGAALATRENWLSLGTETTP, from the coding sequence ATGCCCACCCCCGCGCCCCACGGCATCCACAAGCGCTCGCTCCTGCGGGATGACGTCTACGAGTCAATTCGCGACGCCATCGTTGACGGCACCTTTGGCCCTGGCGAGCGCCTGAGGGACCCTGAGCTGGAAAAGTGGCTGGGCGTCAGCCGCACCCCCATCCGCGAGGCGCTGCTCCGGCTGGAACGCGCCGGCCTGATCATTGCCAAGCCCGGACACGCCACCATCGTGGCGCCCCTGGATCCCGACTCCACCGCGAGCGCCCAGCAAGTGGTGGCGGCCATGCATGAACTGGCCGCCCGCCTGGCCGTCCCGTCGCTGGGCAGGGACCAGCTGGCCGCCATGACCGAGGCGAACGGGCGGTTCGCCCATGCCCTGGGGCACGACGACGTCGAACTTGCCCTGGCCTCCGACGACGACTTTCACGCCGTGTTCGTGGGGACCTGCGGAAACGACATGATCCCGGCCGTCCTGGACCAGGCGCTTCCGCTGCTGCGGCGCGTGGAGCGTCAGCGTTTCAGCTCGCACGCGGCCCGCCATTCGGTCACGGCGCACGCCGAAATCATCCGCCTGGCCGGCATGGGCGACGCCGACGGGGCGGCACTTGCCACCCGGGAAAACTGGCTCTCCCTGGGCACCGAAACCACCCCCTGA
- a CDS encoding 1-aminocyclopropane-1-carboxylate deaminase, whose amino-acid sequence MAITDFERYPLTFGPSPIHDLPRLSAHLGGAKIWAKREDCNSGLAFGGNKTRKLEYIVPDAIAQGADTLVSIGGYQSNHTRQVAAVAAKIGMKARLVQENWVDWPDPLSDRVGNIQLSRIMGADVRLDAAGFDIGIRSSWEQAIKDVEAAGGKPYAIPAGASEHPLGGLGFANWAYEVEAQEKELGIFFDTIVVCTVTGSTHAGMVAGFAGQERPRRVIGIDASATIEKTRAQVGRIARHTAALIGLGRELRDEEIDVREGWAGDFYGIPVQSTLDAIRLTASLEGMIIDPVYEGKSMAGLIDLVKSRDISASSNVLYAHLGGQLALNAYSGLFR is encoded by the coding sequence GTGGCAATCACCGACTTTGAACGTTATCCACTGACTTTTGGCCCCAGCCCCATCCACGACCTGCCCCGCCTGTCAGCGCACCTGGGCGGCGCGAAGATCTGGGCCAAGCGGGAGGACTGCAACAGCGGGCTGGCCTTTGGTGGCAACAAGACCCGCAAATTGGAATACATCGTCCCGGATGCCATCGCCCAGGGTGCCGACACGCTCGTGTCCATTGGCGGCTACCAGTCCAACCACACCCGGCAGGTGGCGGCCGTCGCCGCGAAGATCGGCATGAAGGCCCGCCTTGTGCAGGAAAACTGGGTGGACTGGCCGGACCCGCTCTCCGACCGCGTGGGCAACATCCAGCTCTCGCGGATCATGGGCGCCGATGTCCGCCTCGACGCGGCGGGCTTCGACATCGGCATCCGCAGCAGTTGGGAGCAGGCCATCAAGGACGTCGAGGCGGCCGGCGGCAAGCCGTACGCCATCCCGGCCGGCGCCTCCGAGCACCCCCTCGGCGGATTGGGCTTCGCGAATTGGGCGTATGAAGTGGAGGCCCAGGAAAAGGAGCTGGGCATCTTCTTCGACACGATCGTGGTTTGCACCGTCACCGGCTCCACGCACGCCGGCATGGTCGCCGGGTTCGCGGGCCAGGAGCGCCCGCGCCGCGTGATCGGCATCGACGCCTCCGCAACCATCGAGAAGACCCGGGCGCAAGTGGGGCGGATTGCCCGGCACACCGCGGCACTGATCGGACTGGGCCGCGAGCTGCGCGACGAGGAAATCGACGTCAGGGAAGGCTGGGCCGGGGACTTTTACGGCATCCCCGTCCAGTCCACGCTCGACGCCATCCGCCTCACGGCTTCGCTGGAAGGCATGATCATTGACCCCGTCTACGAGGGCAAGTCGATGGCCGGACTCATTGACCTGGTGAAATCCAGGGACATTTCCGCCTCCAGCAACGTGCTCTATGCACACCTCGGCGGGCAGCTGGCACTCAACGCCTACAGCGGTCTGTTTCGCTAG
- a CDS encoding sugar-binding transcriptional regulator, which translates to MATDHALRHDQLVQTVAHLYYMSGATQLEIASAQNLSRATVSRLLAEAKRRGVVQIRIGPPVDRMPELEARLRTTFRLNDCVISMDRPRSLYEKNNRLGYVAARYLETHLDGVRQLGVAASRTLSSVAKSLSPGVHSGLTVIDLLACPSRLDRSGDERIHVGEHICQQLGGNFVPVPANFLYRDPAARTKALESPDVAHGLELGPNSDLALIGLGSMQRFDGTGTYSPVSPASLAELAAAGAAAHLCGHFFDHQGREVVSEVTDRLIGITLDDLLKIPRRMMVTAGPAKVVPLAAAIRGGYVNELVTDESTARELLATAR; encoded by the coding sequence TTGGCCACAGACCACGCCTTGCGCCATGACCAGCTGGTGCAGACGGTGGCCCATCTCTACTACATGTCCGGCGCCACCCAGCTGGAGATTGCGTCCGCGCAGAACCTCTCCCGGGCCACGGTTTCGCGACTGCTCGCCGAGGCCAAGCGGCGCGGCGTGGTGCAGATCCGGATCGGCCCGCCCGTGGACCGCATGCCGGAGCTTGAGGCCCGCCTGCGGACCACGTTCAGGCTCAACGACTGCGTCATCTCCATGGACCGGCCGCGTTCCCTCTACGAAAAGAACAACCGGCTGGGCTACGTGGCCGCCCGCTATCTGGAAACCCACCTGGATGGCGTGCGCCAGCTGGGCGTGGCCGCCAGCCGGACGCTGTCTTCGGTGGCCAAGTCGCTGAGCCCCGGGGTCCACAGCGGGCTGACCGTGATCGACCTGCTCGCCTGCCCGTCGCGCCTGGACCGGTCCGGCGACGAGCGCATCCACGTCGGCGAGCACATCTGCCAGCAGCTGGGCGGGAACTTTGTCCCCGTGCCGGCAAACTTCCTGTATCGGGATCCCGCGGCCAGGACCAAGGCGCTGGAATCCCCGGACGTGGCCCATGGGCTGGAACTCGGGCCGAACAGCGACCTGGCCCTGATCGGCCTGGGCTCCATGCAGCGCTTCGACGGCACCGGCACCTACAGCCCCGTTTCGCCCGCCTCGCTGGCGGAACTGGCGGCTGCGGGCGCGGCGGCCCACCTCTGCGGCCACTTCTTCGACCATCAGGGCCGCGAGGTGGTTTCCGAAGTCACCGACCGGTTAATCGGCATCACGCTGGACGACCTGCTGAAGATACCGCGGCGCATGATGGTCACGGCCGGGCCGGCAAAGGTGGTCCCGCTGGCGGCGGCCATCCGCGGAGGCTATGTCAACGAGCTGGTCACGGACGAATCCACCGCGCGGGAGCTTCTGGCCACTGCACGCTAA
- a CDS encoding ABC transporter ATP-binding protein produces the protein MRSFPYPDAGSPDLRSPSRFLWWLARAERGTLLAGVVYGSVWTACQALTPFVLGRAVDQGIVSGNFGRLLLWVALLVGLTLLQSIFATLRHRTAVSSWMQAAYRSAQLVGHKVTRSGDALPQKFSTGEVVSTSASDAMRIGEIYDLCARLAGSVVGYLLVTYLVFLSSWQLGLVVLLGVPLCGAMLLFVIRPLQRRQKEQREAAGKMTALGADTVAGLRVLRGIGGEHIFVERYRERSRDTQRAGNKVAHSLADLNAVQVLVVGAFSVAFTWIGALQAVSGQIEPGQLVALYGYAVFLVSPIRTAAEAVSRFIRAHVGARRIIDVLSTPSAVHDAGTTVPGPSSPSALVDTVTGVVAVPGTLSAVVSADPAESAALARRLGRFEDAVLREAQVRWGDAALHLVPLREVRRRIVVSDAEPQLFTGTLREELDPEGRHSDAEIKAALDVASAADVFDALEHGLDDEVTEKGRGFSGGQRQRLTLARAVLTDAEVLVLIEPTSAVDAHTERRIATALRRKRGAAGNTTVVVTASPLLLGAMDTVTFLEGSTVRAQGTHRELLDTVPAYRQVVIRGEGMDGHAGTHTTSRATARAGANATDGVERPKEDRESVEEGAQR, from the coding sequence GTGCGTTCATTTCCCTATCCCGACGCCGGTTCCCCGGATCTCCGTTCTCCCTCACGTTTCCTGTGGTGGCTGGCCCGTGCCGAACGCGGCACGCTCCTGGCCGGTGTGGTGTACGGCTCCGTCTGGACCGCCTGCCAGGCACTGACCCCGTTTGTGCTGGGCCGCGCCGTGGATCAAGGCATCGTGTCCGGCAATTTCGGCAGGCTCCTGCTGTGGGTGGCCCTGCTGGTTGGCCTGACGCTGCTCCAGTCCATCTTCGCGACGCTGCGCCACCGCACGGCCGTGAGCAGCTGGATGCAGGCCGCGTACCGGTCCGCGCAGCTGGTGGGCCACAAGGTCACCCGCAGCGGCGACGCCCTGCCGCAAAAGTTCTCCACGGGCGAGGTGGTCTCCACCTCGGCGTCGGACGCGATGCGCATCGGTGAAATCTACGACCTGTGCGCCCGCCTGGCCGGCTCGGTGGTCGGTTATCTGCTCGTGACCTATCTGGTCTTTCTCTCATCCTGGCAGCTGGGACTGGTCGTCCTGCTGGGCGTCCCGCTGTGCGGGGCCATGCTGCTGTTCGTGATCCGGCCGCTGCAGCGCCGTCAAAAGGAACAGCGGGAGGCTGCCGGGAAGATGACGGCACTCGGCGCCGACACCGTGGCGGGGCTGCGCGTCCTGCGCGGCATCGGCGGCGAGCACATCTTCGTGGAACGCTACCGGGAGCGCTCGCGGGACACGCAGCGGGCCGGCAACAAGGTGGCGCATTCACTCGCCGACCTCAACGCCGTCCAGGTCCTGGTGGTCGGCGCCTTCAGTGTCGCCTTCACATGGATCGGTGCGCTGCAGGCCGTGTCCGGACAGATCGAGCCGGGCCAGCTCGTGGCGCTGTACGGCTACGCGGTCTTCCTGGTTTCCCCCATCCGCACCGCCGCCGAGGCCGTCTCCCGCTTCATCCGCGCCCACGTCGGCGCACGCCGCATCATTGACGTGCTGTCCACCCCATCCGCCGTGCACGACGCCGGCACCACCGTTCCAGGACCATCCTCACCGTCGGCCCTGGTTGACACGGTCACCGGCGTGGTGGCCGTCCCCGGCACGCTCAGCGCCGTGGTCTCCGCCGACCCCGCGGAATCGGCCGCGCTGGCCCGGCGGCTGGGCAGGTTTGAGGACGCCGTGCTGCGGGAGGCCCAGGTGCGCTGGGGCGATGCCGCCCTGCACCTGGTGCCCCTGCGCGAGGTGCGGCGGCGCATTGTGGTTTCCGACGCCGAGCCCCAGCTGTTCACCGGAACCCTGCGCGAGGAGCTGGACCCGGAGGGGCGGCACAGCGACGCCGAGATCAAGGCCGCCCTCGACGTGGCCAGCGCAGCCGATGTCTTTGACGCCCTGGAACACGGCCTGGACGATGAGGTGACGGAGAAGGGCCGCGGCTTCTCCGGCGGCCAGCGCCAGCGCCTGACGCTGGCCCGTGCCGTGCTGACCGATGCGGAGGTGCTGGTGCTCATCGAGCCGACCAGCGCCGTGGACGCCCACACGGAACGGCGCATTGCCACGGCCCTGCGCCGCAAGCGCGGTGCGGCGGGGAACACCACGGTGGTGGTGACCGCCAGCCCGCTGCTGCTTGGCGCCATGGACACGGTGACGTTCCTGGAAGGCAGCACCGTCCGGGCGCAGGGGACGCACCGGGAACTGCTGGACACCGTCCCGGCCTACCGCCAGGTGGTGATCCGCGGGGAAGGGATGGACGGCCACGCCGGCACCCACACAACCAGCCGCGCCACCGCACGTGCCGGCGCAAACGCCACGGACGGCGTCGAACGTCCCAAGGAAGACCGGGAATCAGTAGAAGAAGGGGCCCAGCGGTGA
- a CDS encoding ABC transporter ATP-binding protein — translation MGQHRRPLTFVVGLYVLAAVAGLAGPFLLGRLVDAITRGTTPGFVAAVALGLAGFVLVQGLLSRWAQRTGMVLGEKVFAQLREEFMEQVTSLPLSTVEKAGTGDLVSRTTNDVDAVSHTVRFGVPQVLVSLATIALTVAAAVFTSPVLAVALLVGAPLLVPATRWYLKRATAGYLAERESYAVLNGAITETIEGARTVDALSLGAHRRRRIDAALRGCFERERYTLGLRTVLFPAAEFSFWLPVAGVLLWGGWLASQGTVTAGMVATVALYAMQLIDPVDMLIMWIDEIQVGASSLARIVGIRNVDADRTATDAVPVGDTLVVDRARYAYREGHDVLHGIDLTLRPGERLAMVGPSGAGKSTLGRLIAGIHPPTDGTVSVGGVPLVDRPLDELHGEVALVTQEHHVFVGTLADNLRLGRSGATDAELEKALSDVGSLAWARALPDGLATEVGSGAHTLTPGQAQELALARLILADPHTLVLDEATSLIDPAAARDLEFSLGAVLEGRTVVAIAHRLHTAHDANRVAVVDKGRITELGSHDELLALDGSYASLWNSWRQES, via the coding sequence ATGGGCCAGCACCGGCGGCCGCTGACCTTTGTGGTGGGCCTGTACGTGCTCGCCGCCGTCGCCGGGCTGGCCGGGCCGTTCCTGCTGGGCCGGCTGGTAGATGCCATCACCCGCGGGACGACGCCCGGCTTCGTGGCCGCGGTGGCCCTGGGCCTGGCCGGCTTTGTGCTGGTGCAGGGGCTGCTGTCCCGGTGGGCGCAACGCACCGGCATGGTGCTGGGCGAAAAGGTCTTTGCCCAGCTCCGCGAGGAATTCATGGAGCAGGTGACCTCGCTGCCGCTCTCCACGGTGGAAAAGGCGGGCACCGGCGACCTCGTCTCCCGGACCACGAACGACGTCGACGCCGTCTCCCACACCGTGCGCTTCGGCGTGCCGCAGGTGCTGGTCTCGCTGGCGACCATCGCCCTGACCGTGGCCGCGGCGGTCTTCACCAGCCCGGTGCTGGCCGTCGCCCTGCTGGTGGGCGCGCCGCTTCTGGTGCCCGCGACGCGCTGGTACCTCAAGCGCGCCACGGCCGGCTATCTTGCCGAGCGCGAAAGCTACGCCGTGCTCAACGGGGCCATCACCGAAACCATTGAAGGCGCCCGCACCGTTGACGCGCTCAGCCTGGGCGCGCACCGTCGCCGCCGCATCGACGCGGCCCTGCGGGGCTGCTTTGAGCGGGAGAGATACACGCTGGGGCTGCGCACGGTGTTGTTCCCGGCGGCGGAATTTTCCTTCTGGCTCCCCGTGGCCGGCGTGCTGCTGTGGGGCGGCTGGCTGGCCTCGCAGGGCACCGTCACGGCCGGCATGGTGGCCACCGTTGCGCTGTATGCCATGCAGCTGATCGATCCCGTGGACATGTTGATCATGTGGATTGACGAGATCCAGGTGGGCGCGTCGTCGCTGGCCCGCATCGTGGGCATCCGCAACGTCGACGCGGACCGCACGGCCACGGATGCGGTGCCGGTGGGCGACACCCTGGTGGTGGACAGGGCCCGCTACGCCTACCGAGAGGGCCACGACGTGCTGCACGGGATCGACCTCACCCTGCGGCCGGGCGAGCGGCTGGCGATGGTGGGTCCCTCCGGCGCGGGCAAGTCCACGCTGGGCCGCCTGATCGCCGGCATCCACCCGCCCACGGACGGCACGGTCTCGGTGGGAGGGGTGCCGCTGGTGGACCGCCCGCTGGACGAGCTCCACGGCGAGGTGGCGCTGGTGACCCAGGAGCACCACGTGTTCGTGGGCACGCTGGCGGACAACCTGCGCCTGGGCAGGTCCGGCGCAACGGACGCCGAGCTGGAAAAGGCCCTGTCCGACGTCGGCTCCCTGGCGTGGGCGCGCGCCCTCCCCGACGGGCTGGCCACCGAGGTGGGCTCCGGCGCCCACACCCTGACGCCGGGGCAGGCGCAGGAACTGGCGCTGGCACGGCTGATCCTGGCCGACCCCCACACCCTGGTGCTGGACGAGGCCACCTCGCTGATCGACCCGGCAGCCGCCCGCGACCTCGAGTTTTCCCTAGGCGCAGTGCTGGAGGGGCGCACCGTCGTGGCGATCGCGCACCGCCTGCACACCGCACACGACGCCAACCGGGTCGCCGTCGTGGACAAGGGCAGGATCACGGAGCTGGGCTCGCACGACGAACTGCTGGCGCTGGACGGATCCTACGCGTCGCTGTGGAATTCCTGGCGGCAGGAATCCTGA
- a CDS encoding CobW family GTP-binding protein: MSIIGGYLGSGKSTLVNRLLEGVLPGRTAVVVNDFGSVNIDADLIASADGDTIELTNGCICCQLNDDVARTMSALAAREDLDNVLCEVSGVGNPGELANWRDYPGFTPGVVAVCADATTVMRLLRDPYVGDTVQRQMHAAEVVLVTKTDLTTEREIAAAGRACEAAAPHARLIVQDPLDPSTAAALAFAPADATRQCRGAGTPSEPDHHVDAHASTTLEFSGAVAVKIVTSILAGQAQRLIRAKGTLQDIGGDWYEVQLSSGRVDVSPRDAGAPEPRYPGIVLIATGQDPHRSLQKAELAFAGVRGVRGTATR; the protein is encoded by the coding sequence TTGTCAATCATCGGCGGCTACCTGGGGTCCGGCAAGTCAACGCTCGTCAATCGCCTCCTCGAGGGTGTGCTTCCGGGCCGGACCGCCGTGGTTGTCAATGATTTCGGTAGCGTGAACATCGACGCCGACCTGATTGCTTCCGCCGACGGCGACACCATCGAGCTGACCAATGGGTGCATTTGCTGCCAGCTCAATGATGACGTGGCCCGCACCATGTCTGCGCTGGCAGCACGCGAGGACCTGGACAACGTCTTGTGCGAGGTCAGCGGCGTGGGCAATCCCGGGGAACTGGCCAACTGGCGCGACTATCCGGGGTTCACCCCGGGGGTTGTGGCAGTGTGTGCGGATGCCACCACCGTGATGCGGCTGCTGCGCGATCCCTATGTCGGAGACACGGTGCAACGTCAGATGCATGCGGCAGAGGTGGTTCTGGTGACCAAGACGGATCTGACCACCGAACGGGAGATTGCCGCGGCCGGCCGCGCGTGCGAGGCAGCAGCCCCGCACGCGCGGCTGATTGTCCAAGACCCCCTGGATCCGTCAACAGCCGCAGCCCTGGCCTTCGCCCCGGCTGATGCCACGAGGCAGTGTCGGGGCGCCGGGACGCCGTCGGAGCCGGACCATCACGTAGATGCGCATGCCAGCACCACACTTGAATTTTCCGGGGCTGTCGCGGTCAAGATCGTGACAAGTATCCTGGCCGGGCAGGCTCAACGCCTTATCCGGGCCAAGGGGACATTGCAGGACATCGGCGGAGATTGGTATGAGGTGCAATTGTCTTCAGGACGTGTTGACGTGAGTCCGCGGGACGCCGGGGCCCCGGAGCCGAGATATCCGGGGATCGTCTTGATAGCCACCGGCCAAGACCCCCACAGATCCCTGCAAAAAGCGGAATTGGCTTTCGCTGGAGTGCGAGGTGTTCGTGGAACGGCAACCCGGTGA
- a CDS encoding amidohydrolase: MENIIVYPARVVRTMDPARPTAEAVAVRGDRIRAVGSLKELMAYPGAVLDERYADNVLLPGFIEAHSHAGSGAVWANTYVGLVDRTDPQGRRWPGCLTLDDVVDRLIEAEKRLEDPGVPLLAWGLDPIYFTGQRLSVRELDRVSATRPIHISHVSGHLCSVNSAALRLCGIDASTNVSGVVKDAAGNPTGELREFAAMALVGKLTQGSGLMGISAAAMRAFAQDGVNTGTTTLTDLGSMTLMQDAGVELYQQTVAGDYPARLNVFHFGVGVGQVTLSLPEAAERLVSLRDLSTDKLKLGNVKLMLDGSIQGFTARLQEPGYLDGQPNGIWAVTPEEFLEAFETFHRAGLLVHVHCNGDQTTQLFLDTLEAILTKYPRPDHRHTCTHSQMSTAAQYRRMAALGACANIFANHIWAWGDQHIDITVGPDRAARMNATATALRHGVPFSLHSDTPVTPLGPLQSVKHAATRLTVSGRIMGQEERISVQQALEAITLGGAFMLKMDHEVGSLEAGKFADMAVLAEDPLAVPAEEVGNIRVLGTVVGGTHHASNVRAQVEVGAR, encoded by the coding sequence ATGGAAAACATCATCGTCTACCCCGCCCGCGTTGTCCGCACCATGGATCCAGCACGTCCCACGGCCGAAGCCGTGGCCGTGCGCGGGGATCGAATCCGTGCAGTGGGAAGCCTCAAGGAACTCATGGCGTATCCCGGGGCTGTGCTCGACGAACGTTATGCCGACAACGTGCTGTTGCCCGGCTTCATCGAGGCACATAGCCACGCGGGATCCGGCGCAGTATGGGCCAATACCTACGTGGGCCTGGTCGATCGTACCGATCCGCAAGGCCGGCGCTGGCCCGGGTGCCTGACGCTGGATGATGTTGTCGATCGGTTGATTGAGGCCGAGAAGCGGCTGGAGGACCCCGGGGTTCCGTTGCTCGCCTGGGGCCTTGACCCGATCTATTTCACGGGCCAGCGTTTGTCGGTCAGGGAGCTTGACCGGGTGTCGGCCACCCGCCCCATCCACATCAGTCACGTCAGCGGGCACCTCTGCTCAGTGAACTCCGCGGCCCTCCGCCTCTGCGGAATAGATGCGAGCACCAATGTCAGCGGCGTGGTCAAGGATGCGGCCGGCAACCCCACGGGAGAATTGCGAGAGTTTGCCGCCATGGCGCTGGTGGGGAAGCTGACCCAGGGCAGCGGGCTGATGGGCATTAGTGCTGCAGCCATGCGGGCCTTCGCCCAAGACGGGGTGAACACGGGCACCACCACACTGACCGATCTGGGGTCCATGACCTTGATGCAGGACGCCGGCGTCGAACTCTACCAACAAACAGTGGCCGGGGATTATCCGGCCCGGCTGAATGTGTTCCACTTCGGAGTCGGCGTGGGGCAAGTTACATTATCCTTGCCCGAAGCCGCGGAACGGTTGGTCAGCCTGCGGGATCTCTCCACTGACAAGTTGAAATTGGGCAATGTCAAACTCATGTTGGACGGCTCGATTCAGGGCTTCACCGCACGTTTGCAGGAACCAGGGTACCTGGACGGCCAGCCCAATGGCATTTGGGCGGTGACCCCGGAGGAATTCCTGGAGGCCTTCGAGACCTTCCACCGGGCAGGACTGCTGGTGCACGTGCACTGCAACGGGGACCAAACCACCCAGTTGTTCCTGGACACGCTTGAGGCAATCCTCACCAAGTACCCGCGACCGGACCACCGACACACCTGCACCCATTCGCAAATGAGCACGGCCGCCCAGTACCGCCGGATGGCGGCCCTGGGCGCCTGCGCCAATATCTTTGCCAACCACATTTGGGCCTGGGGCGACCAGCACATCGACATCACTGTTGGTCCGGACCGCGCCGCACGAATGAACGCCACCGCCACCGCCTTGCGTCACGGTGTGCCGTTCTCCCTTCACTCGGACACACCGGTGACCCCCCTGGGCCCGCTGCAGAGTGTGAAGCACGCGGCAACCAGGCTGACGGTTTCCGGGCGCATCATGGGTCAGGAAGAACGCATCAGCGTGCAGCAGGCACTGGAGGCCATCACCTTGGGAGGTGCCTTCATGCTGAAAATGGATCATGAAGTCGGCTCATTGGAAGCCGGAAAGTTTGCCGACATGGCGGTATTGGCCGAGGACCCGCTGGCGGTTCCGGCCGAGGAAGTGGGCAACATCAGGGTGCTGGGAACCGTCGTGGGAGGAACGCACCACGCCAGCAACGTCCGGGCCCAGGTGGAAGTCGGCGCGCGGTGA